DNA sequence from the Pedobacter schmidteae genome:
GGCATCAGCCCAATTTGGCAAGGCCGGCACTGCTCCAGTATCGGGCATCCCTTTTAATATTCCTTTTGCTACCCATGCTTTAAGCTGGTTGACCGTTTGCCCTGCAAGGGTGATGTTCAGATTTCGGGCCTTCGGTCCTATCGGAATCAGCACATCATCCTTAATATGACAGCGTTTACAATCGTTTGTATTTGGCACCTGGTAATTGGTCAAATGTTTGTTCCCTTCATTATCCAGCAGGGTAACTGGAATTTTGGCGCCTGTAATGTGCTTAATGGCATCTGTTTGCTCCTTATTCCACAGATAATTCATCACTTTCCAGTTTTTATCGCCAGGGTCTTTAACCAACAGCCGGGTTTCAATCATGATTTTCTGATGATCGACATTGGTATAGGCAAAGTTCTTAATGATAATGGTAGAATCGGGAAAATCAAGCGCCCCATGGCTTGTGTATTTCATTGCAGCCCCTTTTGGCAATACAATAAAGCGGTCTTTCACCGCATAATCGGTAAATAGCGGAGTACTGATGTCGTAGGGCGTGACATCAGTTTCCGCAATCAGGGCACTCAATTTCCCTTTAAAGAAGCCATAATCGGATAGTTTTTCTTTAAACTCAAAATGATGGGTATTACCGGAGGTAGTGGTTTTGTGTTTACAACCCTCACCGGTAATTAATGATAGTGAACAGCTAAAAAGGAGTATAAATCCCAAAATATAAGTCTTACGCATGGATACTGGTTTTACTTGCAGGTATAAGGGCTAATGTCGGCATTGGGTTTCCAGTTTTTAGGATTACTGATGTTTAAAAAATCGGCATTTACAAACAGGTTTTCCTCAGTTTGTTTGATGCAAATGGAATCGGGATTGGCCGCGGCACCCTTGGTCAGCACATTACTCGAAATTCCATCATACATAATCAAAGGAATACGCTTTTGTTTTCTGGAAGGATCGCTGGCATTCAATTGCTGCTCAACAGCCACCAGTATTTTACCTATACGGTGTTCATAAGCAGGTTTGGGAAAGGCCGTTCCCATTTGAATAGTATTGCCATAAATGCTGATATTTTTTGAGATGGGAAAGTAATTAGCATTTATTTTCTCGGCTGCCTTATCGTCTACCGCAAAGCC
Encoded proteins:
- a CDS encoding SO2930 family diheme c-type cytochrome translates to MRKTYILGFILLFSCSLSLITGEGCKHKTTTSGNTHHFEFKEKLSDYGFFKGKLSALIAETDVTPYDISTPLFTDYAVKDRFIVLPKGAAMKYTSHGALDFPDSTIIIKNFAYTNVDHQKIMIETRLLVKDPGDKNWKVMNYLWNKEQTDAIKHITGAKIPVTLLDNEGNKHLTNYQVPNTNDCKRCHIKDDVLIPIGPKARNLNITLAGQTVNQLKAWVAKGILKGMPDTGAVPALPNWADAKHFSLEQRARAYLDVNCAHCHTKGGDAYNTGLFLEYEQHNPNHLGIRKAPVSAGGGAGGLDYDIIPGDATHSILAYRMNSTEPGTAMPELARTLPHKEGIQLIRDWINSMGK